AAATAAAAAATGAGCACCTTACTCGACATAGTTAGATTCCATAAATGGCTCCACATATCAGCTCCATGACCTGCACCTGAGGAAGATTCAACATCTCGACACATTCGAACATTCCTGAGTTTGATGCCAAGATGGTAAGCTGACTTGACAGAGAACCTCCCCTTTTGGATAAAAGTGTCAAGCAATATGGTCTTCCATGCCCCCATGAATTGGAATGACTAGAATATTTTTTACATCCTCCTCACAGAAAAGATCCAGAACAAGTTGTTCATCCCAAGTTTCTAGTATTGGGTCCATTAAGTCACTAACTTTTGTGATAACTGTGTTTCCTCGAGTATAACTCAGCTTCCTCGTTTCACCCCTCAGGGTCCAAGGGTGAAAGTGCAAGTAATCCCCAGGTAATTTTgctaattaataacaacatatatgccATTGTACTAATGCCTACTCAAAGATAGTTTTTAGGAAAGTTCAATGTTGGCATGGCAAGGAAATGTGGaggtggacccctcaaaatgctatggAAACATAATGGCAAAAGCCCCAAGACTCTTCCTTTTTgcttaagtgatccaagatcacattgagtctatgggAAAGAaaatactattaaaagggtatgAGGTTTTGCATGACTTAGTTGCTCAAAGTGCTtgaagatattgctccaaaaaccttAGCCACTTTCCCACACTCCAATCTGTTCAAACCCTAAACATCAAACTCGGTCCCACCATTACACTTTCTTCCAGACCCGCCGTGTTCAGCCTAGATAGACCCACAATGAAACCCTAGAAATTCGGTAGAACCGAGATGACATTTGGTCCCACCGAAGTGCAGTTACCAAGTTTCTGTAACCCTTCAATTCCATCTTGTAATTACCGAGTTGGTTTGATCGGAACTATCGAAGCGAGTTCTTGCTTAGATAATCGCATATTGGTCTGTCCGAGTTGGTtcgttcggtctcaccgagattcctAAAGTTTGAATCTTTTAcacaagtcggtctcaccgagattcctAAAGTTTGAATCTTTTACAcaggtcggtctcaccgagattatttCTTTCGTGACACCGAGATGTGTCTAAAGgttgtaacggttggatctttggtgaaggctatatatacccctccacccccactTACTCTCTAAGAGAGCCATTAGAATGAAAACACTTACACCATtccttttctgagagagaaccacctactcatgtcttgagatcaaggcattccaatccaaccatttgaaccttgatttctagcctccccaagttgctttccactccaatccttctcctacccaagccaaatctgtgagagagtgatttagtgttgaggagactatcttttgaagcacaagagcaagtagttcatcatcaacaacaacaacttttaccttttggagagtgatgtctcctagattggttaggtgtcacttgggagcctccaagatcatgtggagttgaaccaaggagtttgtaggggcaaggagatcgcctactttgtgaagatctaccccgagtgAGGCTACTCCTTTGTGGATgtagccatggtggaatagacaaggttgcttcttcgtggacccttcgtgggtggagccctccgtggactcgcgtggccgttaccctctgtgggttgaagtcttcatcaacgtggacgtacgatagcaccacctattggaaccacacaAAAATCACCGTGACTTCATTGCATTTGATTTCTCCAATCCCCCCTTTACGTTCATATGTAAAGTCTTTAATTTCCGCTGCACAACTCTTaaacttgcatgtgtagggtgttgctTGACTTGGTAGATTTTGCTAAAACTTGCCCatgactaaaattgggaaaatgataagttTTGATTTTGTCAATTCATCTAGTCataccccctctagacatactttcgatcctacaaagggTCCTCCCATAATTTAACCTTTTTCACCTGAACCCACACGCCAAACTACTCCTTACTCGACAGAGTAATGCCTCGTAAAGCACTTCTCCGGATATATGAGATGACATCACTCACCACAACATCTATAACTGAACCATTTGGACAGTACCAAGCCTTGAGGACTCAAGCACATAGTGTATCTGGGGCGTCCAATAGCCACTGCCCTTAACGGGATAACATTGCCATGTTGACAACGTGTAGATTCTTGAACCCAAGGCCACCATCCTTCTTTGATTTTGTCATATCCTCCCAGCTTACCCATTGCATTTATTCATTTTATCTTGTTGACTCCTCCAATAGTGAGCAATCAGAGCATTGATCTCTTTGCATAATTTTTTAGTGAGATCAAACACGAAGTCGCATATGTCATAATCGCCCTAGCCACAACTTTTATCTAAACTTTCTTCACAACTTTTGACAAAAGCTTCTCCTTCGAACCCTGTATACACATCCAAATCCTCTGTTTGAGGTACTCAAACTCCTTACTCCTTTAAGCCCCAGTATGAACCGGCAAGCCCAAATACTGTTGATTATGATATTCAGCCTGAATACCAAGGCCAACAAGGAGTACACTTCTTTCACCCACTCGTACCTTTGCTAAACATCGCTGAAATTTTATCCTTATTTATCATTTGTCCAGACTGCTCCTCCTATAGTGCCAAATTTTATTGAAGTTTCGCTGCCCCTTGAGTAGTTGTCTTCATAATAAGTGAATCATCGACGAAAACAAGTGATTGATTTTCGGTGCATCTCCTCATCTGCCTTCTGTAGTAGCGCCGAGAAACCTTCGACACACATTATAAAAATATAAGGGATAATGGGTCTCCCTGTCGAAGGCCTTGCTCTGGGATAATCTCTCTAGACAACTTCTGGTTATCTCCACCTGATAACGCACTGATCGTACACACAGCATGATGTTGCTCACCCAGCCCCCCCCCCTGCGAAACCCATCCTGAGCATGACCCTTTCTAGAAAATCGCACTCAACACGATCGTACGCTTTACTCATGACGAGCTTTACTGCCACATTCCCAGCTTGCCCCCTTCTTTCTGTACATCATATGAATGGTTTTATAGGCCAACAACACAATCTGTAATCATTCTACCGGGACAAAAGCTGATTGCATTGGTGAAATGATATCTTCTAAGATCTCCTTCAAACGATTTGCCATCACCTTAGAGATTAACTTATACAACGCATCACAGAATAAGCCGGAACTCCGTCACACGCTCTGGATTTGTAACCTTCAGAATCAACACAGTCGTTGTTTCGTTCCAACCCGCCAGCATCGGTCCACCATTAAGGACAACAAGAACCTCTTCTTTCACTTGTGGACCCACCAGCTCCTAGAAGCGCTTATAAAATAACAATTTTGTGAATTAAGAGATGTTCAGATCTCAGTTCAACAACGGTTGCTCGTGTATTTAACATGTTTATGTTTTGGTTCATCATTCAAAAAATTATTAGGATCTATTAGAATCTTACTCCTCCCACAAGATACTAGTTAATAGTGTGGATGATCTTTTATTTGCGAGAAAACTTTTTGATCTATCCATCAAACATCATGAAAAACAGAAGTTTAGAGGATCTTGTTCCTTGAGTTCCTCCGGAGCAGTCAACTCCTCCCTAATAATAAGAGGAATTAAACCCCTGAATCTCTTACGAAATTCTTAGAACTAACCATACCAATACGATCATCGAAAGAGAAACAATTGTTCCATATCTCTTTCACTATAGGATGGAAATCTTCTTGTCCTGTCTCAGAGAGGTCAAATCAAAATTCCCTAATGAATCAAAACACACATGTTAAGAATCAACGTGTGATTGGATGATTAGGTGGATAGTGGTATCCTCAATCTATCGGAATTCAATGGAAGAAAACGTTCCCCTCGACTACGAGACGTCTACAGTGACTTCgtaaaatttcaagatgatatgccgactcagtctctcgaaggtgctcataaggATGGGATGTGCATGTGTGCGTTAATACGAGTAAGTGTATGCACGTATATACGAGGgcttgcgtctgtattgtgttaaaaataATCATGCAGtaaaaatgttttttttgcgaggTGATGCAGAAAAAATGTTAAAATACACGAAATCGAACCTAACAGTACGAAATTTAATTGCACCATTCCTATTCCTAGCAAAATAATAAGGATCCAAATGCTGAGATACGCGAGATCAGACCCTAGCCCGAGGTGAATCTAGCGCTCGCAAAATGCCGAAAAGCTTTCGGATAACACAACGCGCATCGTCGCCAAGCCATGCCAGCGCCACGACTCGGATTGGCCCGTTCGCACGTCGCTTTGTCCAATCCCGTATAACTTTGCCCGACGCTCGACGCAACGGCAAAGCGACCACCGCCCCCCCACGTACGCCCAACggaggcggaggccgaggccacgaaCCACAAAACCAGGCCATCGCCCCCAACAACAAACGTGCGAAGCTACCAGAAAACAGAAGCAAGGACAAGCAAGTGGGCATTTGTTCCTCGTCGCCTCCGCTTTCCCAACCCCCACTGCCCCCCAGCCAAATCCGCCGCCCGATTCCGCTGCCGCGCCGCCGATCCCTCCCCCGTCCATGGCGATCGGGCCCGGCAGCCGGCTCCCCGACCTCCCATTCTCCCGATTCGGAATTTGATAAGGTTTAGCGGCCTCTCCGCCTCCCCGCAGCTCGATTGCTGATTTGGTCGGGGGAAGGGAATCTTCTGCGGCTGCTGCTTCTGCTGAATTGCTCTCCgggaggcgaggggaggggggGATGGGGATGCTGTTCGTGGAGTACCTCCCGGGGCCCAAGGTGTTCAAGTGCAAGTTCTGCAGGGTTGACTCGGCGTCGCCGGACGACATCGTGTCCAAGGAGTTCCGTGGCCGCCACGGCCGCGCCTACCTCTTCGATAGCGTGTGAGCTgagccatctctctctctctcttcgcccTCCTCTATTTTCCCTGCTTTCCGCGTGTGGATCGTGCGATCATTGCAATGCCGCTGTTCTAGAAATGCTTTTCAGTTGCAGGCATTACTAGATAGTAGTAGCCAAGTCGTGCCGTGCAAGTTATATGCATTGCTGGTAACAACACTGATTTAAGTTCGTCATAGTTGCAAGATTATTGTTTTGTAGCAGTACTAGTAATGTTGTTTCCTTGAGGGGGTTTTGCTTCTGATTTTTGGGTGAAAAATCATGATTGTTATTAGTACTAATTACGCAGTACGCTGAATGCAAGAATGCGGTGATGGATCCGGTATGGTTATGTTTGATTTGAGCAGCATTGAATCTTCTGAATCATGATGAATATGAGTCAAATGAGTCTGGCACCCTATTTCGAAAGACAATAAGTGAGTTTGGTAATCAACCCGGGCAAAATTGTATGTATTGTTACAGACCTTATGGTCCACCTGGTGACCTATGTTGCTCTTAGGCTAGAGAGTTAAAATTTGGAGGCTAAGTAGCCTAAATTGCACATTTGATATCACTTGACTTACAAGATCATGCTTTACTGCCAATGGAGATATGCAACTCAATCTATGAAGTGAGAGAGCTTGATCAGGACCAGTTGTTTCTGAATATGAAAATGCTTCTTAGCCCATTTTCATCTTTATGTTGCTGACCAACTATCAAAAGTTAACTTCATGGAGAGCTCACATTTTGTGAATTCAATAGACCTGCTAATGAAGTATCCTTCACTTTCTTCGCCCCAAATACTGAGTTAATTTCAATAAATTATGTAATCAGGCAACAGTTCCATATTATCTAGGAAACATAGATGTCAAATAGAAAAGTATGGTTATTAACATTACATGAACTCTTTATCTAAACTGAATTAAGTATGAGTAATTGACCATTGAACATCTGAACTACCAAGCTTTTGCTAATTATTGTTGACATGTTAATCTGGGGTGAATGTGACATCCAGGGTGAATGTGAGCCTTGGTCCCAATGAGGATCGCCATCTTTTGACTGGATTGCATACAGTGAACGATATCTACTGTAGCTGCTGCCAACGACTCCTTGGCTGGAAATATGTAAGTTTTAGTTTACATTTTAGTTAATGAAAAATTCATTTAATACTGCTTATAGATTAGTTAAAGCATGTGAGTTTATCATACTGTTGAAATTAATTCATCTAAGAGAATAAGCATCCTAGCACTATCCTGTTATAGTGATGTTTGTAATATGAAACTAGGGTTCTTACTGGGGAAACTACTACCAGGAAGATAGCCATGTACTACATGGCTGCTAGTGATAGGATAGATTAGAGATTTGGGTGATTCACTGTGATTTCTGTTGATGCGTTGATCCTGTTCCCCACTGCCAACTCCCTTTATATATGGAGAGGCTGACACATCAAAGCCTAACAGTAGGTAGCTAATCAACTGAATTGCTAATTGGAATGAAGCAACTAAAACAGACATAATGCATATTCTTAGCTGGTTAGCTCTTCTTGGTGCCTTAGGTACGTCCCCTGTCACGGAAGCTAAGGCATGACCTTGCGTTTCTAGAGGAACACTTCATTCAGAATTCTCTTGGCTATTGAGTGCAGGGTATAGGTTGCGTAGTTGACAGAGACGGCCACATTTGGTGAAATTATTCTGAAACCTAAATGACACATCCACATATTTTATCTGCTGACTTTTTTGAGGGATCCGTAGATTTGTAGACTTGTTTATGGGCAACTAATTATAGGTCTTTCTATTTTGTAGAGTATCTTTTTATGTATCGATGCCTTATTTTTTTGTATAGCAAGTTCATAACAATGTTGTAGTTAAGACATAAATGTTGAATCCATGCCTTGCTCGTTAAAGGCCAGAAAGTAAAATTCTGTCGCTGTCAGTTCATCTAGGTTCTTAtggatttttttttacttttctcctGTTTTTTTTGTCATGTTTATGGAACTATATTTTTTCTTGATAGAAGCACATCCCAGTCCACCTGGTATTCATAGCGTGTCACTTAAGTCATGTTTGATGTCCTAGTTTGACTGCATTTTCCCTGGAATCATGAAGCATTAGCTTATCAGGATCTTGTTATCGTCTGGCTGCGGTTATACTAGTACAAAGGTTCCTCCAGGCTCCAGGGATGGGTTGTCTTTTCCCTTGAGCCTGACATTGACATATATGCCAGAGCAAGCCTGGTCATGGATGTTCAAACTTTTGGTGCAATTGGCATGAAATGAGAGCAGGAACAAATAAATACCTTCACATATCTTTTAGGTCCTGTTCGGAGCACAGTTTTCCCTTCCCTCTTaggcctcattcggtttggaggattttTGTAGGAAATACAAAGGACCAAGGATTCTAGAGGAAAATTTCTTATAGatgcattcggtttgtaggaaaCACATACTGAAATTCCTTTGGGATACTACTCATTTCCAGTATTTTTGGAGGAAACTATacatccactcaaagctcattttTTGCGTAGGAACGAGGCAAGACAAATCCTTAAAGCATCTCCAACAGTAGACCTAAAATAGGGCACCAAAAAGTGTTCGGAGTAAAATTTGGGGCACCAAAAGGTGATTTTTTGGGCACAAAAAatatgtccatttccaacagctgCCCAAAAATAGGGACTCATCCAAACAAACATCcaaaccacttgatcacattgcaTACTTCAAATACAAACTCCTAAACATTCGAAGTTTTAAACATGCAACTTAAACATCCGAACATTCAACTTAACATCCAAACATTCAAACACATAGTACTCCTACGGACACACTATGCACATACTACTCATCATCATCGTCAGGTTGTGTGTCCGATGGCGTTCCAAAACACCATGGTCTCCTCCTTAGAGGTATTGAACTCCTCACTCTGGTCGTCAAGCTCAACCTCGTCGTCAGACCCGAGCTTGATCACCCTGGAGGGGCTAGC
The window above is part of the Triticum aestivum cultivar Chinese Spring chromosome 2A, IWGSC CS RefSeq v2.1, whole genome shotgun sequence genome. Proteins encoded here:
- the LOC123188131 gene encoding putative yippee-like protein Os10g0369500, with translation MGMLFVEYLPGPKVFKCKFCRVDSASPDDIVSKEFRGRHGRAYLFDSVVNVSLGPNEDRHLLTGLHTVNDIYCSCCQRLLGWKYAKAYNEDQKYKEGKFILEKNMMLKEGR